A portion of the Achromobacter sp. MFA1 R4 genome contains these proteins:
- a CDS encoding MotA/TolQ/ExbB proton channel family protein has translation MLSILREAGWPIWPLLATSVLGLALIFERFLSLRRNLVLPRGLNDQVADMLRNHQDTPESIHRLERNSPLGRVLAEVMRHRHLPREELRNVVEDAGRAVAHDLSRYISAIGTIAVVAPLMGLFGTVVGMIEIFGSYTPGGGDPAQLARGISIALYNTGFGILIAIPAMIAHRYLRSRVDGYLSAMEQAASRLIRAVAPARAPREARP, from the coding sequence TTGCTTTCCATTCTGCGCGAGGCCGGCTGGCCCATCTGGCCCCTGCTGGCGACATCCGTGCTGGGCTTGGCGCTGATCTTCGAGCGCTTCCTGTCCCTGCGCCGCAACCTGGTCCTGCCGCGCGGCCTGAATGACCAGGTCGCCGACATGCTGCGCAATCACCAGGACACGCCGGAATCGATCCACCGGCTGGAGCGCAATTCGCCGCTGGGCCGCGTGCTGGCCGAGGTGATGCGTCACCGGCACCTTCCCCGCGAAGAGCTGCGCAACGTGGTCGAGGACGCCGGCCGCGCCGTCGCGCACGACCTCAGCCGCTACATCTCCGCCATCGGCACCATCGCCGTCGTCGCGCCGCTCATGGGCCTGTTCGGCACGGTGGTCGGCATGATCGAAATCTTTGGCTCGTACACGCCGGGCGGCGGCGACCCGGCCCAACTGGCGCGCGGCATCTCGATCGCGCTCTACAACACCGGCTTCGGCATCCTGATCGCCATTCCCGCCATGATCGCCCACCGTTATCTGCGCAGCCGCGTGGACGGCTACCTCAGCGCCATGGAACAGGCGGCGTCGCGCCTGA
- the xseA gene encoding exodeoxyribonuclease VII large subunit, which translates to MTIEFSVTNNAFARDILTVAQLNQAVGQLLERSIPALWVRGEISNFTQAASGHWYFTLKDSRAAVRAVMFRSRASAVGFVPRAGDQVEIRARVSLYEPRGDFQLQADAMRRAGLGNLYEAFLRLKEQLSSEGLFDPARKREPVRLPRAIGVITSLHAAALRDVLSALARRAPQVPVIIYPAPVQGADAAARLAAQVRMANQRAEVDTLLIVRGGGSIEDLWSFNDEDLARQVAVSEIPVISGVGHETDFTIVDFVSDLRAPTPTAAAELACAPRSELLGQVLQAAQSMARGQQRRLERAAQRLDRAAGQLVSPAQRLEHQRERLNSLRFRLASAWAAPQGRRAARVNLLAQRLAHRVPDTARAADRLAGAVRQLGLAQARLLTQGRIRLAAAGAQLRALDPGNTLARGYAIARDAEGRIVRDAATLSAGQPLDLSFAQGGAQVLVQQTRKTRDAG; encoded by the coding sequence ATGACAATTGAATTCTCAGTCACAAACAACGCATTCGCGCGGGATATCCTTACAGTTGCCCAGCTTAATCAAGCAGTGGGGCAGTTGTTGGAGCGGAGCATCCCGGCGCTGTGGGTTCGCGGCGAGATATCCAACTTCACGCAGGCGGCTTCCGGGCATTGGTACTTCACGCTCAAGGACAGCCGCGCCGCCGTGCGGGCCGTCATGTTCCGCAGCCGCGCCAGCGCGGTGGGTTTCGTGCCTCGTGCGGGCGACCAGGTCGAAATCCGGGCGAGAGTGTCGCTGTACGAACCCCGGGGCGACTTCCAGTTGCAGGCTGACGCCATGCGGCGGGCCGGACTAGGGAATCTGTACGAGGCGTTCCTGCGCCTGAAAGAGCAACTGTCGTCCGAGGGCCTGTTCGATCCGGCCCGCAAGCGCGAGCCCGTACGCCTGCCGCGGGCGATCGGCGTGATCACGTCGCTGCATGCCGCGGCGTTGCGGGACGTCCTTTCCGCGCTGGCCCGGCGCGCGCCCCAGGTGCCCGTCATCATCTACCCGGCCCCGGTGCAGGGGGCGGATGCCGCCGCCCGGCTGGCCGCGCAGGTGCGCATGGCCAATCAGCGGGCCGAGGTGGACACGCTGCTGATCGTGCGCGGCGGGGGCAGCATCGAAGACCTCTGGAGTTTCAACGACGAGGATCTGGCCCGCCAGGTCGCGGTCAGCGAGATTCCCGTCATCAGCGGCGTGGGGCACGAGACCGACTTCACGATCGTGGATTTTGTGTCCGACCTGCGCGCGCCCACGCCTACCGCCGCGGCGGAACTGGCCTGCGCGCCGCGGTCGGAGCTGCTGGGGCAGGTCTTGCAGGCCGCGCAGTCCATGGCGCGCGGCCAGCAGCGGCGGCTGGAGCGCGCCGCGCAGCGGTTGGACCGCGCGGCCGGGCAATTGGTGTCTCCCGCCCAGCGGCTGGAGCATCAACGCGAACGGCTGAACAGCCTGCGGTTCCGGCTGGCGTCGGCCTGGGCGGCGCCGCAAGGCCGGCGCGCCGCGCGCGTCAACCTGCTTGCCCAGCGCCTTGCGCATCGTGTTCCCGACACGGCCCGCGCCGCGGATCGACTGGCGGGCGCCGTGCGGCAATTGGGCCTGGCGCAGGCGCGCCTGCTTACCCAGGGCCGCATCCGGCTGGCCGCCGCCGGCGCGCAGCTGCGCGCCCTCGATCCGGGCAACACGCTGGCGCGCGGCTACGCCATTGCGCGCGACGCCGAGGGCCGCATCGTGCGAGACGCAGCGACCCTGTCGGCCGGCCAGCCGCTGGATCTGAGCTTTGCCCAAGGCGGCGCCCAGGTGCTCGTGCAGCAGACCCGCAAGACACGCGACGCCGGCTGA
- the sodB gene encoding superoxide dismutase [Fe] translates to MAHTLPPLPYELDALAPHISKETLEFHYGKHHQTYVTNLNNLIPGTEFETLSLEDIVKKSSGGIFNNAAQVWNHTFYWNSLAPKAGGAPTGALADAINAKWGSFDAFKEAFNKSAAGNFGSGWTWLVKKADGSVDIVNTSNAATPLTTADKPLLTCDVWEHAYYIDYRNARPKYLENFWALANWDFAAKNFA, encoded by the coding sequence ATGGCACATACTCTTCCCCCCCTGCCTTACGAACTCGACGCCCTGGCGCCGCACATCTCCAAGGAAACGCTGGAGTTCCACTACGGCAAGCATCACCAGACGTACGTCACGAATCTGAACAACCTGATCCCGGGCACGGAATTCGAAACGCTGTCGCTGGAAGACATCGTGAAGAAGTCCTCGGGTGGCATTTTCAACAACGCAGCCCAGGTCTGGAACCACACCTTCTACTGGAACAGCCTGGCTCCCAAGGCCGGCGGCGCACCGACGGGCGCATTGGCTGACGCCATCAACGCCAAGTGGGGCAGCTTCGACGCCTTCAAGGAAGCCTTCAACAAGTCGGCCGCCGGCAACTTCGGTTCGGGCTGGACCTGGCTGGTCAAGAAGGCCGACGGCTCGGTCGACATCGTCAACACCAGCAACGCCGCCACCCCGCTCACGACGGCCGACAAGCCGCTGCTGACCTGTGATGTCTGGGAACACGCGTACTACATCGACTACCGCAACGCGCGTCCCAAGTACCTGGAGAATTTCTGGGCCCTGGCGAACTGGGATTTCGCCGCCAAGAACTTTGCCTGA
- a CDS encoding methyl-accepting chemotaxis protein, whose amino-acid sequence MLRLFSGMRIGARLTGAFLLVAVIGGAIGAFGVWGLARINAMNDRLYDTELRGISDLKEANLHLIYAGRARNAFLAASSEQERQALRKQFDDAVRNMDALRDKAAATFDAEQTRQLLAQFGETEQVWKREVSAFFEAAKSQPLTQNDPRVAEIEKRLIASSQKLDDLMTDLAVSKEKSAEASVQEGTELYGTVRAIMIALAVAGVAIGMLLGWLVTRGIVRPLGEAVSAARQVAAGDLTADIRVSTRDETGDLMGALKAMNESLARIVRDVRDGCESIASASSQIAQGNADLSQRTEEQASSLEETAASMEELTSTVQQNANNASEADRLVNQASNVAVRGGEVVQGVVQTMSAISDSSRRIADITGVIDGIAFQTNILALNAAVEAARAGEQGRGFAVVAGEVRTLAQRSAVAAKEIKALIDESVTRVEGGTRQVDEAGRTMREVVDSVRQVATLVREIAGASEEQSTGIGQVNQAVSQMDSVTQQNAALVEEAAAAAGSMQEQANRLAQEVRRFKVEAAGGSARQAQARLMPAEPIAAPKPAKPAARPAQARPALASAAQDDWSSF is encoded by the coding sequence ATGTTGCGGTTATTTTCGGGGATGCGCATCGGCGCTCGCCTGACGGGCGCGTTTTTACTGGTTGCGGTAATTGGCGGTGCGATTGGCGCCTTTGGCGTCTGGGGGCTGGCGCGCATCAATGCCATGAACGACAGGCTTTACGACACCGAGCTGCGCGGCATCTCGGATTTGAAGGAAGCCAACCTTCACCTCATCTACGCAGGCCGCGCGCGCAACGCCTTCCTGGCCGCGTCCTCCGAGCAGGAGCGGCAGGCGCTGCGCAAGCAGTTCGACGATGCGGTCAGGAACATGGATGCGCTGCGCGACAAGGCTGCCGCCACGTTCGACGCGGAGCAGACCAGGCAATTGCTTGCGCAGTTCGGCGAAACCGAACAGGTGTGGAAGCGCGAGGTCAGCGCCTTTTTCGAGGCGGCCAAGTCGCAGCCCCTGACGCAGAACGACCCGCGCGTGGCCGAGATCGAAAAGCGTTTGATCGCGTCCTCGCAGAAGCTCGACGACCTGATGACCGATCTGGCGGTCAGCAAGGAAAAGTCCGCCGAGGCCTCTGTGCAGGAAGGCACGGAGCTCTACGGCACGGTTCGCGCCATCATGATTGCCCTGGCGGTGGCGGGCGTGGCCATCGGCATGCTGCTGGGCTGGCTGGTGACGCGCGGCATCGTTCGGCCGCTGGGCGAGGCGGTGTCCGCGGCGCGCCAGGTGGCGGCGGGCGACCTGACGGCCGATATCCGCGTCTCCACGCGCGATGAGACCGGCGATCTGATGGGCGCGCTCAAGGCCATGAACGAAAGCCTGGCGCGCATCGTGCGCGACGTGCGCGACGGCTGCGAGAGCATCGCCTCGGCCTCGTCGCAGATCGCGCAGGGCAATGCCGACCTGTCCCAGCGCACCGAGGAGCAGGCGTCTTCGCTGGAAGAGACCGCCGCGTCCATGGAAGAGCTCACCAGCACGGTGCAGCAGAATGCCAACAACGCCAGTGAGGCCGATCGCCTGGTCAATCAGGCATCGAACGTGGCCGTGCGCGGCGGCGAGGTGGTCCAGGGCGTGGTGCAGACCATGAGCGCGATTTCTGACAGCTCGCGCCGCATCGCCGATATCACGGGCGTGATCGACGGCATCGCCTTCCAGACCAACATTCTTGCGCTCAACGCCGCCGTGGAAGCGGCGCGCGCGGGCGAGCAAGGACGCGGCTTTGCCGTCGTGGCAGGCGAGGTGCGCACGCTGGCGCAGCGCTCCGCGGTGGCCGCCAAGGAGATCAAGGCCCTGATCGACGAGTCCGTGACGCGCGTTGAAGGCGGTACGCGCCAGGTCGACGAAGCCGGGCGCACCATGCGCGAAGTGGTCGACAGCGTGCGCCAGGTCGCGACCCTGGTGCGCGAGATCGCGGGCGCGTCGGAAGAGCAGTCGACCGGCATCGGGCAGGTCAATCAGGCCGTTTCGCAGATGGACTCGGTGACCCAGCAGAACGCCGCCCTGGTCGAGGAAGCGGCGGCGGCCGCCGGCAGCATGCAGGAGCAGGCCAACCGGTTGGCGCAGGAAGTGCGCCGCTTCAAGGTGGAAGCGGCTGGCGGCTCCGCGCGGCAGGCCCAGGCGCGGCTAATGCCGGCCGAGCCGATCGCGGCGCCCAAGCCCGCCAAGCCCGCGGCGCGGCCCGCGCAGGCCCGGCCCGCGCTGGCGAGCGCGGCACAGGACGACTGGTCGTCCTTCTGA
- a CDS encoding chloride channel protein yields the protein MNLPAPVRRLIARTRRVARRKVRQINRLSRKSVQLGLLLGGAGLVALMSLGFAYLADKALAWNRQWVAYNGWLALLVLPFGLAALRWLTMRFAPNASGSGIPQVIGALSLPPGPSQSSLVSLAQSLWKIPLAFFGMLAGASIGREGPSVQVGAALMLAWGDFWKRRGVKLRGFHANELIAAGAAGGLAAAFNAPLAGVIFAIEELGRGTVLRWQRLVLIGVLAAGFLVVAVEGNNPYFGVFGGAELSHNMVMWIVICGALNGALGGVFARLLGKGPVGAAPQSWRAWIRAHPIWTAFIMGLALAVIGLCTAGSVYGTGYAAAADLLNGKNSVPEGFGIAKLAATVASYWAGIPGGIFTPALTTGAGIGHHIWELAGDGVDQRVLVLLSMAAFLAAATQAPLTASVVVMEMTGSQPMLFWLLLGSLLASGVSRQFCPQPFYHLAAGRFRRQAIVEAGRAAKSSAH from the coding sequence ATGAATCTGCCCGCCCCCGTCCGCCGCCTCATCGCCCGAACGCGCCGGGTGGCGCGCCGCAAGGTGCGCCAGATCAACCGCCTGTCGCGCAAAAGCGTGCAACTGGGACTGCTGCTCGGTGGCGCGGGGCTGGTGGCGCTGATGTCGCTGGGGTTCGCATACCTGGCCGACAAGGCGCTGGCCTGGAACCGGCAATGGGTGGCGTACAACGGCTGGTTGGCGCTGCTGGTGCTGCCCTTCGGCTTGGCCGCGTTGCGCTGGCTCACCATGCGCTTTGCGCCCAACGCCTCGGGCAGCGGCATCCCGCAGGTCATCGGCGCGCTGTCGCTGCCGCCGGGCCCCAGCCAGAGCAGCCTGGTGTCGCTGGCGCAAAGTCTCTGGAAGATTCCGCTTGCGTTCTTCGGCATGCTGGCCGGCGCCTCGATCGGCCGCGAAGGGCCGTCCGTGCAGGTCGGCGCGGCGCTCATGCTTGCCTGGGGCGACTTCTGGAAGCGCCGCGGTGTGAAGCTGCGCGGCTTCCATGCAAACGAACTGATCGCGGCCGGCGCGGCGGGCGGGCTCGCGGCGGCGTTCAACGCGCCGCTCGCGGGCGTCATCTTCGCCATCGAGGAGCTCGGACGCGGCACGGTGCTGCGCTGGCAGCGGCTGGTGCTGATCGGCGTGCTGGCCGCCGGTTTCCTGGTCGTGGCGGTGGAGGGAAACAATCCTTACTTCGGCGTGTTCGGCGGCGCCGAACTGTCTCACAACATGGTGATGTGGATCGTCATCTGCGGCGCGCTCAATGGCGCGCTGGGCGGCGTTTTCGCCCGCTTGCTGGGCAAGGGGCCGGTGGGCGCGGCGCCGCAATCGTGGCGCGCCTGGATCCGCGCCCATCCCATCTGGACCGCGTTCATCATGGGTCTGGCCCTGGCGGTGATCGGCCTGTGCACCGCGGGCAGCGTGTACGGGACCGGCTACGCCGCGGCGGCCGATCTGCTGAACGGCAAGAACTCGGTGCCCGAGGGTTTCGGGATCGCCAAGCTCGCGGCGACGGTCGCTTCCTACTGGGCCGGCATTCCGGGCGGCATCTTCACGCCGGCGTTGACCACCGGCGCGGGCATCGGCCATCACATCTGGGAGCTCGCGGGCGACGGCGTCGACCAGCGCGTGCTCGTGCTGCTGTCGATGGCCGCGTTTCTTGCGGCCGCCACGCAGGCGCCGTTGACGGCCAGCGTTGTGGTGATGGAAATGACGGGCAGCCAGCCGATGCTGTTCTGGTTGCTGCTGGGGTCGCTGCTGGCGTCCGGGGTGTCGCGCCAGTTCTGCCCGCAACCTTTCTACCATCTGGCGGCGGGACGGTTCCGCAGGCAGGCGATCGTGGAAGCTGGCCGCGCGGCCAAGTCCTCGGCGCACTGA
- the pcaF gene encoding 3-oxoadipyl-CoA thiolase, giving the protein MTVNAFICDAIRTPFGRYGGALASVRPDDLAAVAIKALVARNPGVRWEELDDAIMGCANQAGEDNRNVARMATLLAGLPIEVPGATVNRLCGSGLDAIGTAARAIRAGEAGLMLAGGVESMSRAPFVMGKADSAFSRSAAIYDTTIGWRFVNKLMKAQYGVDSMPETAENVADDFNVSRADQDLFALASQEKTARAQKEGFFDAEIVPVSIAQKKGDPIVVSKDEHPRETSLESLAKLKGVVREGGSVTAGNASGVNDGAAALLLADEKAAARHGLTPRARVVGMATAGVAPRIMGIGPAPATRKVLAQTGLTLDQMDVIELNEAFAAQGLAVLRQLGIADNDPRVNPNGGAIALGHPLGASGARLATTAINQLHRTGGRYALCTMCIGVGQGIALIVERV; this is encoded by the coding sequence ATGACCGTGAATGCCTTTATCTGTGATGCGATCCGTACCCCCTTTGGCCGCTACGGCGGGGCGCTGGCTTCCGTGCGTCCTGACGACCTGGCTGCCGTAGCCATCAAGGCCCTCGTGGCGCGCAACCCTGGCGTGCGGTGGGAAGAACTCGACGACGCCATCATGGGCTGCGCGAACCAGGCCGGCGAAGACAACCGCAACGTGGCCCGCATGGCGACCCTGCTGGCTGGCCTGCCGATCGAAGTGCCGGGCGCCACCGTCAACCGCCTGTGCGGCTCGGGACTGGACGCCATCGGCACCGCCGCGCGCGCCATCCGCGCCGGTGAAGCCGGCCTGATGCTGGCCGGCGGCGTCGAAAGCATGAGCCGCGCACCCTTCGTGATGGGCAAGGCCGACAGCGCCTTCTCGCGCAGCGCCGCCATCTATGACACCACCATCGGCTGGCGTTTCGTCAACAAGCTGATGAAGGCCCAGTATGGCGTGGATTCCATGCCGGAGACCGCCGAGAACGTCGCCGACGATTTCAACGTCAGCCGCGCCGACCAGGATCTGTTCGCGCTGGCCAGCCAGGAAAAGACCGCGCGCGCGCAGAAGGAAGGCTTTTTCGACGCCGAGATCGTGCCCGTGTCGATCGCCCAGAAAAAGGGCGACCCCATCGTCGTCTCCAAGGACGAGCATCCTCGTGAAACGTCGCTGGAATCGCTGGCCAAGCTGAAGGGCGTGGTGCGTGAAGGCGGCAGCGTCACGGCCGGCAACGCGTCGGGCGTGAACGACGGCGCCGCCGCGCTGCTGCTGGCCGACGAAAAGGCCGCCGCCCGCCATGGCCTCACCCCGCGCGCTCGCGTGGTCGGCATGGCGACCGCCGGCGTCGCGCCGCGCATCATGGGCATCGGCCCGGCGCCCGCCACCCGCAAGGTGCTGGCCCAGACCGGCCTGACGCTGGACCAAATGGACGTCATCGAACTGAACGAGGCGTTTGCCGCTCAAGGCCTGGCCGTGCTGCGCCAGCTCGGCATCGCCGACAACGATCCGCGCGTGAACCCCAACGGCGGCGCGATCGCCCTGGGCCACCCGCTGGGCGCCAGCGGTGCGCGCCTGGCCACCACCGCCATCAATCAGCTGCATCGCACCGGCGGCCGCTACGCGCTGTGCACGATGTGCATCGGCGTGGGCCAGGGCATCGCGCTCATCGTCGAGCGCGTGTAA
- a CDS encoding DUF192 domain-containing protein: MPKIAVLFSTIHTLFKTTFTKAGSAGGATGRTVSAAAAAAIALAALALPLPAGAQQQTRAQPRLPITQLSAGIHIIRAEVANTDATRRDGLMFRTELPGNDGMLFMFEQPDVQCFWMRNTLLPLSIAFIADDGTIVNIEDMAPQTEDPHCAKKPVRYALEMSQGWFTAHGIAAGKKLDGLP, translated from the coding sequence ATGCCGAAGATTGCCGTTTTGTTTTCCACTATTCATACGCTGTTCAAAACAACATTCACCAAGGCTGGCTCTGCAGGCGGCGCCACCGGGCGCACGGTTTCGGCAGCGGCTGCCGCGGCCATCGCGCTGGCGGCGCTGGCGCTGCCCTTGCCTGCCGGCGCCCAGCAGCAGACGCGAGCCCAGCCGCGCCTGCCCATCACCCAGCTGTCGGCCGGCATCCATATTATCCGCGCAGAAGTGGCCAACACCGACGCCACGCGGCGCGACGGCCTGATGTTCCGCACGGAACTGCCCGGCAACGACGGCATGCTGTTCATGTTCGAACAGCCTGACGTGCAGTGCTTCTGGATGCGCAACACGCTCCTGCCGCTCTCGATTGCCTTTATCGCCGACGACGGCACGATCGTCAACATCGAGGACATGGCGCCCCAGACCGAAGATCCGCATTGCGCGAAGAAGCCGGTGCGCTACGCGCTGGAAATGTCGCAAGGCTGGTTCACCGCCCATGGCATCGCGGCGGGCAAGAAGCTCGACGGGCTGCCCTGA
- a CDS encoding cold-shock protein, translating into MSDTTATAVQGDNPKSTGTVKWFNDAKGFGFITPDDGGEDLFAHFSSIQMNGFKTLKEGQKVAFEIIQGPKGKQALNITAA; encoded by the coding sequence ATGTCTGATACGACCGCAACCGCCGTCCAAGGGGACAATCCCAAATCGACGGGCACCGTCAAATGGTTCAACGATGCAAAGGGGTTTGGCTTCATTACGCCCGACGACGGCGGTGAAGATCTGTTCGCCCATTTCTCGTCCATCCAGATGAATGGTTTTAAAACCCTGAAGGAAGGCCAGAAAGTGGCCTTCGAGATTATCCAGGGGCCTAAAGGCAAACAGGCGCTCAATATTACGGCTGCCTGA
- the clpS gene encoding ATP-dependent Clp protease adapter ClpS codes for MSSTLDTQHDLVVEKAPARAAPPPMYQVLLLNDDYTPMEFVVKVLQKFFNKNQEEATRIMLQVHHEGRGVCGVYPRDLAATRIAQVGQYARARQHPLQCVMEPV; via the coding sequence ATGAGTTCTACCTTGGATACCCAGCATGATTTGGTCGTCGAGAAGGCGCCGGCTCGCGCTGCGCCACCGCCGATGTATCAGGTGCTGTTGCTCAATGACGACTACACCCCGATGGAGTTCGTCGTGAAGGTGCTGCAGAAGTTCTTCAATAAGAATCAGGAAGAGGCCACGCGGATCATGCTGCAGGTCCACCACGAAGGACGTGGGGTTTGCGGGGTATACCCGCGCGACCTCGCTGCCACGCGAATTGCCCAGGTCGGGCAGTATGCGCGGGCGCGCCAGCATCCTTTGCAATGTGTGATGGAACCGGTTTGA